From Desulfonatronum thiosulfatophilum:
TTTGTCATCTCAGTTGGTCAATGGCTTCAGAAGAGATCTTCCGGCGGTACATCCCTTAAGCGAGGCGCGGTTGAATCCTTTGTTGAGAGGCTTGGTGTTGCGATGGGCCAGTTGATACCGATGTCCGGGTCGTTCCAGATGATGGTCCGTTCGGTCTCCGGAGCATAATATTCGGTGCACTTGTAGTGAAAATCCGCCGTTTCCGAGAGCACGCAGAAACCATGGGCAAAGCCCGGCGGTACGAACAGCTGCATATGGTTGGCGTCGCTGAGTTCAACGCCGTGCCATCGACCAAACGTCTGGGAGTCCTTGCGGATGTCCACGGCAACGTCAAAGACCGCGCCGCGCGTCACCATGACAAGTTTACCTTGGGGCTTGGCGACCTGGTAATGCAGCCCCCGCAGCACTCC
This genomic window contains:
- the rfbC gene encoding dTDP-4-dehydrorhamnose 3,5-epimerase, producing MNVIETPLKGLLLITPRAFGDARGFFLETYQAERYAEAGIEVAFVQDNHSRSSRGVLRGLHYQVAKPQGKLVMVTRGAVFDVAVDIRKDSQTFGRWHGVELSDANHMQLFVPPGFAHGFCVLSETADFHYKCTEYYAPETERTIIWNDPDIGINWPIATPSLSTKDSTAPRLRDVPPEDLF